From Juglans regia cultivar Chandler chromosome 9, Walnut 2.0, whole genome shotgun sequence:
GCCTTGTGGAGAGCCCTCGAGATTAGTAAtaatctttctttctctttttctaaacTAATATTTGAACGAGATGCAACTATTGTTATTAAAAAGATCAACAAGGTGAAGATCAGTCGTAGATGTGACACATTATTAATGATATAAAACAGGTTCTTCATCATAAGGAAGGCTGGTCAATTTACTATGTTCCTAGATAAGGAAATTATATTACTCATTTATTGGCAAAACATGCTTTATTACTTGGGGAAGAAAGGGTTTGGATCGAAGGGGATCCTTTTGTAATCTGCAATGCTTTAGTGCAAgataaattttgtaatattgaCTCTGTTGAAGCTATATAAAATCGGttctacatttataaaaaaactaaaattctaGGAGGTTTTCACTAACCCCTTTATTGCTtgtgtttttaatatttttttaataaatcgcGTTTTACCACGtgttaatagataaatataagaGTATAATTGAGATGccataataatatttctctacttcaaaagtaaacaaatgttgcaaattttatatttgtatctttgttttttttaatattttgatcagtgcaaatgatttttttccttttaaatatgtttaatcattaaataaaaataacatatataaatttataaatactcacttttttaatcattaaaaacattaaaatatataaatgagcaTATTTAATTCTTAGCCATtactagtattttccttttttaaatttaagccATTAATTTTCTTACCTCAGCTGAACCTCCAGCAGAATCGTTGCTGCACTGAAAAGTCACAGAGTGATAAAACACAATAGAGCACAGTAAGTGCTCGAGAGAATgtcactctcattttctttaGGCATTTGTTGTGGCAGTTCAGCTGTGGCCTTATACAGAGCAATGAGCATGGGGAAAGTGAGGAGGCCGACGCTTCAATCAACAAAAGCATCGCATtccatctcaaaactcaatacaGGTAACCAATGATTCAGCTTTTTCGGCAATCAAACCAAATGCTTCGTTTAATTTCCGTTAAGCTGCCCCAACAATTAAGGCGCAGACCTTCATCAATCTGCAATGGCCACTTGTACTCAGACTCCTCTCTCAAGCCCATCTCCGACCCCCCTAATTCCACGGACCCAAAATCTCTTACAGTTTCCTTCCTCCGAAACTCGTGTGGGTTGTCCTTAGAATTGGCCACTTCAGCTTCCAAGAAACTCACCATTGAGAACGTAGAGAATCCCAACTCCGTTCTGAATCTGTTGAGGACTCACGATTTGACGCAGAACCACATCATACACTTAATTAGTAGTCGTCCATTATTGCTTTCGGCCGATTTAGGCAATACCCTTAAGCCCAACATGGAGTTGTTTAAATCCTTAGGGTTCTCTGGCGCTAACCTCGCCAAAATGCTCACCAAATACCCAACTGTGCTAGAAAGTGATGCATACACTGCTGTTGAGTTTTTTAGAGCACATGGTTTTAGTGATATGCAAATAAAAACTTTGACCATGAAGTTTCCCCCATTGTTTACGTATAATGCTCAAAAGATTCTTCAGCCAAAGTTGGAGTTTTTCAAATCGTTAGGTTTTTCAGATCTTGAAATTACAAAGCTTTTATCCGAAGAGCCGTATATTCTAAAAAGTAGCCTCGAAAAACAAATCATTCCGTGTATTCAAGAGCTTAGGCGGTTTCTCGGAACTGACGAGAATGTCTTGAAGGCTATAAGGAAATGTTACGGACTACTTAGAGCAGACTTGGTGcatatattacaatttacagCCCAACATCAATAAGTTAATAAGCCATGGTGTTCCCCAGTCATTAGTTTTGAAACACTTCTTTACACAACGAACGCCACTGCGTATCTGTGGCAAAGGGTTTAGTGAGATTGTTAATGAAGTTATGAAATTGGGTTTTGATCCCAATTGTCTGAAATTTGTTCTAGCCATCATGTCCATGTCGCTAAATAGTAAAACACTGTGGGAGCAGAAGGTGGAAGCTTTTAGAAGTTTTGGTTTGTCAGACGATGAGATTTGTTCAGCATTCAAGCGGCAACCCTTGTGTATGGCTATTTCGGAGGagaagatcaagaaaatgaTGGGTTTCTTTGTGAACAAACTGAAGATGAAGCCTTCTATGATCTCCAAGAGTCCGAATCTTCTAAAATATAGCTTGGAGAAGCGGATTATTCCGAGGTGTTCAGTTCTGCAAGTTTTGATGTTGAAGGGATTAATCAAGGAGAATATGGCATCCCTTATATGGTCGCAATGGCCGAGAAGAAATTCATGGTGAAATTTGTGAGCAAGTATCAAAATGAGGTTCCTGATGTTGTTAGCGCGCACCAAGGGAAGATAGAATTTCAAGGGCTCCCTATAGCCATGAAGATGTGAGTACTTTTGACATAATCAAATGCGGCATTGGCTAAAGATCATGAGTTCAGTTTTAGTTCAATATGTTGCAGTTGGGCGcataaattttgtgaatttggaTTATTGAGTCGACACTCAATAATTGAGGATGGTAGTTGTGGATTGTGctagtattataattttgtgatttgggGTTCTAAGGTTCTGTTTCAACTTGCAAGCAACAGTAAATAGGTTAATGTTTGCTTTCTTATAATGCTTTGGTAACCTGTAATTCAAGGGATTGTTTGCCCGCACAGAATATTTCCGATGCTTGTTAGTCTTACcagaagagaggagaaaagaaaaaagaaaaagaaaaaaaaacgaaaatgcTCAGCTTGCCTGAAACTTCATTTAGTTGAGAAAGgggaaaatttcaaaatataaagaaataaatgaaaattttgtgcaaataatttttattattttttataatttggaaaTGAAGGAATTAAAAGACACATAATTTGTATGCATATATTGACAGATTCATAAGAAAGTGATGTTTTGGTCATTAATAGTGTTCAGACAAAGTAAGTTTACTCATATGTAATATGTAATAATCTGGTGTGTGTATAACTCTGTTATGGTGGTGTAACTCTTTTCTCACCTCTCATGTTtagtacatttttttaaggtgCTGTTATTTCTAGAAAAAGTAGCAAATTCATGTATTAATACTGAAGTGCAGGATGATGCTTCCATATCgtggagaaaaaggaagaagcaCTTTTTACCGGAAACTGCACAGTTTTCATGCCAATGCACATTTTTATATCGACTCTCTCATATTGACTTCCAGATACGGAGACAAACACAAGCTAGCAGGATTTTCTGATTTTGCTGGTTTATGATGGGTTGAAATGTTATGAACAAAATGTTCAGGATCCATTGCCCATAGTTCATAGTCTCTATCCATTgtctttgtttttaatttcctgCTGTGAATTGTAGAATTGGGCAGTGAATTGTGGAATTGGATGTTGTGGAATGCTGCAGTGTTTTACTGATTGGTGCAATTAGATGTTGTAAAGAGTTGTTTTGTTAGGATTTTTTACAGTTTCTCTCTaccaatcatatgttaattataatttcagtttcattattaattaacatatgattggtAGAATTGTAcaatatgacaaaaataaattagaaaaaaattattattaaattaataatattttattattactctGGCTAATTGATGaataattcaatgtgaaaatagattttaagtGGAATAGccaaatataaaatcatgtgatattatgcaaattatgaCTTTGTATTTACATAATCCAATGCTAATATTCGGGTGCATCATGTGTTACTCATCTCActccctttaattttttttttctctctcgttttattattttttatttttgtgcccttataaattttaattttaataaatctttGTATATTCTACTTTTGAGTTTGACCACACAAAGGAAGATTGTTACGACCGATGATAGGCAGACCCTAAGAATCATTATGGTATTCAacccaaaaatgaaaatttattaaatatttaactagaAAATTTGTCATATATGGTCAAGGGGTGGCACTACAGTTTCCGAATAATTCGGATAagtgcatttttttaatgtatttttttaatcatcttaaacatttataaaaaaaaaatcacaatatcattagaaaatacttaatcactaaaataataataataaaaaaaatgtgttgggATCCATTATCAAGACACTTAGGcttatttggataatgagatgagctGAGGTGATTtgaattgaaagttaaataaaatattgttataatattattttttaatattattattatttttaatgatatataacATTGACAaccaataataaaagaaaaaaaaaattatctaactTTCCATTTCTATTTTGATTGTGAAATTGCATTGCTCTATCAGAAGAAGGATAGCAAAACATTTTCACAGGGGTGGTGATCACAAGCCACCCTTTGCATGTACACTTCA
This genomic window contains:
- the LOC118349427 gene encoding uncharacterized protein LOC118349427, which codes for MIQLFRQSNQMLRLISVKLPQQLRRRPSSICNGHLYSDSSLKPISDPPNSTDPKSLTVSFLRNSCGLSLELATSASKKLTIENVENPNSVLNLLRTHDLTQNHIIHLISSRPLLLSADLGNTLKPNMELFKSLGFSGANLAKMLTKYPTVLESDAYTAVEFFRAHGFSDMQIKTLTMKFPPLFTYNAQKILQPKLEFFKSLGFSDLEITKLLSEEPYILKSSLEKQIIPCIQELRRFLGTDENVLKAIRKCYGLLRADLLGEADYSEVFSSASFDVEGINQGEYGIPYMVAMAEKKFMVKFVSKYQNEVPDVVSAHQGKIEFQGLPIAMKM